Genomic window (Oryzihumus leptocrescens):
CCATCGGGTCGCGGCGCACGACGCCCACGGCGCCGGTGGCGGCAGCGGTGGTCTCGGAGGAGAGCGTCGCGCCCATGAAGGTGCCGTGCACCCAGTCGCGGGCCTCGGTGACCAGCGGGATGGTCGTCTTGCGGCGGCCACCGAACAGGATCGCCGAGATCGGCACGCCCTGCGGGTCGTCGTACTCCGGCGCCAGGATCGGGCACTGCTCGATCGGGGTGCAGAAGCGGCTGTTGGGGTGGCTGCTCGGCTCGGTCGACTCGGGCGTCCAGTCGCGGCCCTTCCAGTCGATCAGGTGGGCCGGCTTCTCCTCGGTCATGCCCTCCCACCAGATGTCACCGTCGTCGGTCAGGGCGACGTTGGTGAACACCGAGTTGCCCTTGGCGATGGTGCGCATCGCGTTGGGGTTGGTGTCCCAGCCGGTGCCCGGCGCGACGCCGAACAGGCCGAACTCGGGGTTGACGGCGTAGAGGCGGCCGTCCTTGCCGAACTTCATCCAGGCGATGTCGTCGCCGAGGGTCTCGACCTTCCAGCCCGGGATGGTCGGCTCGAGCATGGCCAGGTTGGTCTTGCCACAGGCGCTCGGGAACGCGGCGGCGATGTACTTGACCGTGCCCTCGGGGGAGGTGAGCTTGAGGATGAGCATGTGCTCGGCCAGCCAGCCCTCGTCGCGGGCCATGACGCTGGCGATCCGCAGGGAGTAGCACTTCTTGCCGAGCAGGGCGTTGCCGCCGTAGCCGGAGCCGTAGCTCCAGATCATCCGCTCCTCGGGGAACTGCACGATGTACTTGGTGTCGCTGCACGGCCAGGCGACGTCCTTCTGGCCGGGCTCGAGCGGGGCGCCCACGGAGTGCAGGGCGGGGACGAAGTCGGCGTCGAGCTCCTCGATCCGCTTCAGGACCTTGGTGCCGATGCGAGCCATGACGCGCATCGAGGCGACGACGTAGGCGGAGTCGGTGATCTCCACGCCGAACATCGGCTTGTCGGCGTTGAGGTGCCCCATGACGAAGGGGATGACATAGAGGGTCCGGCCCTTCATCGACCCCCGGTAGAGGTCGGTCATGATCGCCTTCATCTCGTCCGGCGCCATCCAGTTGTTGGTGGGGCCGGCGTCCTTCTCCTCGACGGAGCAGATGTAGGTCCGGTCCTCGACCCGCGCGACGTCGCTGGGGTCGGAGGCGCAGTGGAACGAGTTGGGCTTGAGGTCCTCGTTGAGCCGGGTGAAGGTGCCGACCTCGACGAGCTCGTCGGTCAGCGCCTTCCACTCCTCGTCCGACCCGGTGACCCAGTGGATGCGGTCCGGCGTCGTGAGGGCGGCAACCTCAGCAACCCAGGACGCGAGCCGGGCGTGGGTGGTGCTGCCGTCACTCGGGATCTCGGCGCCAGGCGTGGCCGTGGCGGGGGTTGCTGTGGTCGTCTCAGTCGTCATGAGATCGGGCCATCCCTTTCGCGCGGCGACCGCGTGCTGGTCGCCTGCGTCAGTTGCGGTGGTGCGTCCGATGTGGGCCCCGCGCCGCCCCTTCGTCGGGCGACGCTTGCTACAGCCCCCGACGGAGTTGGCGACATGGTGTCCACATGGTGAACGCGCTTGTGGTTGCCAAGGTAGCCCCGGTCCAAGGGTGGGCGGAACCGTCGTGTTCGGCGCTCGCTCGTGAAACGTCTCACAAAGTCCGGTTGTTTGTCGGTTTCTTGCAATGACCTGCAAGAAAGCGACCGATTCGCTGCAAGATCGGTTGCGGAGAGGGGCCCTTCGGCCCTGTGCCGGCCCTGCCCGTACGCCGGGTGCCAGGGGTCCGGAGGAGGGCCCGGGATGGGGGTGGCCGGGTCGGTCGTCGGCCTCGCCGGCCCGGGTGCTTCCAGGCCGTCCGTTGGGGTGCTTCGGGCGGTCCGCGGACCGCGATTTCGCGCCACGGTCGGGCTCGGGTATTCTCATCTCCCGTTGCGCCGGACCAGTCCGGAGAGCGGCAAGCGCCCGTAGCTCAACGGATAGAGCATTTGACTACGGATCAAAAGGTTAGGGGTTCGAATCCCTTCGGGCGCGCTCTGTGTTGAGACAGAAGAAGGAGCCCCGACCGCTTCCACACGGTCGGGGCTTCTGCTGTCTCCGGGGGTCAGGGGTCCCGCCAAGTGGTGCGCTGTGCCACGCTGGTCGCCGTGGGCAGATCCGCCCGGCTCGTCCTGTTCGTCGCTGCCGTCGTTGCCTGCGTGGTGAGCGTGGCCCTGGGCCTGACCACGCACAACCTGTTCGCGCTGCTGATGGCCGCTGGCATGCTCAGCGTGGCCATCTCTCAGTTCGCCGAGCTGCGCCTGATGAAGTGAGCCGCCAGTAAGCCACACCCCTCCGGCCGCGGACCTTCACCCTTCCCGAACCGTGGACCCGGCATCGCCTGGCCGAGCCACGAGGCTCCACTTCCCGTCGCGATGTCGCCCGAATCCGAGTCGGCTCGATTAGCCTCGGTCGCACCGTCTAGACGGCGCCAACATGTCCGTCGTGAATGACGTGGGGGCTTGCTGCACAGGCGGGCCGTCAAGGGATGGATGGACACATGGCAGGCACTCATGATGGGTGATGTGCAGCGACCTGACCTCGGTGCCGGTGCGGGCGTGCCCCCCGAGGGGGCTGACTCAACGCCCGGCCCAGGGGACCGCGCGAGGCGAAGTGCGCACCGACGGCAGCTGCGCGACCCTGCTGTCGTCAGGAGGCGACGACGCCACCGTCTGCTGTGGGCAGCGCCCCTCGTCGGGCTGCTGTTGTGGGCGACGGTGTCGTATGCCACGTGGATGACGCAGCCGACGAGCATGTCTCCGGGCGTGCGCAGCGTCGAGTGGGTGAGATCCGAGGTGCCTTTCGGCAACCCGCTGATCGACGAGGTCGAGCACCTCTACTACAGCGCGACCGCGCCGAAGAAGGGCGGGCCGTCGCTGAAGAGGCTGCCGGCAGTCGGGGTGAGCCGGCCGCCAAGCCGCCCGGGGGCTCCGACGTCCCCTGCTCAGGCCATCGCCTGGCCGAGGCCCATCACGCCGGTCTTCCCACACCCGCTGGACGGTGAGGGCATCTGGGCGCCCGCCGGCCCGCCGATCGACAAGGGGCAACCGGTGCTGGTGTCGACCTACCGCCCTGAGGTCGACTATCCGGGCATCGTCGCGTACGTCGGCTGGTTCGACCACACGCGCACCGCGATCGGCTACTACCCCGGCCGCTACGAGCCGCCGCACGCAGCCGTGCGCGGGCCGATGATGGTCCCGAGCTCCCAGCGTTCGCGGTTGCTCGCCACCTTCAACGGCGGCTTCACCTACGTGGACGGCCACAACGGCTCGACCGACAACGGCCTTGTGAACGAGCCGCTGAAGCGCGGTAACGCGACGCTCGTGGGCTATCGCGACGGTCGGCTCGACATCGTGAACTGGACCGGCGGCCGGACCACGGGGCCGGACGTGGCGTGGGCCCGCCAGAGCCTGGCGCCGATCGTCGAGAACGGCCGCGTCAACCCTGCGTTGAACGCGGACCCGAACAGCCCGCAGTGGGGGTACACGCTCGGCGGGGTCACCCGCGTCTGGCGCACCGGCGTCGGCATCGACGCACGCGGCAACCTCATCTACGTCGCCGCCCCCGGCCAGACGGTGATCACCCTCGCCAGGATCCTCCAGCACGTCGGTGCGGTGCGGGCGATGGAGTTCGACATCAACCCTGAATGGCACACATTCATCACCTACAGCCACCTCCACGGCCTCGACCCGACCGAGGTCGGACCCAACCCGATGCAGTCGGACCACCGCTACCTCGTCCCCGACGACCGTGACTTCTTCGCGGTCTACCAACGATCGCCCGGTCCGGTCACCGTCCCGTTCACG
Coding sequences:
- a CDS encoding phosphodiester glycosidase family protein, which encodes MTQPTSMSPGVRSVEWVRSEVPFGNPLIDEVEHLYYSATAPKKGGPSLKRLPAVGVSRPPSRPGAPTSPAQAIAWPRPITPVFPHPLDGEGIWAPAGPPIDKGQPVLVSTYRPEVDYPGIVAYVGWFDHTRTAIGYYPGRYEPPHAAVRGPMMVPSSQRSRLLATFNGGFTYVDGHNGSTDNGLVNEPLKRGNATLVGYRDGRLDIVNWTGGRTTGPDVAWARQSLAPIVENGRVNPALNADPNSPQWGYTLGGVTRVWRTGVGIDARGNLIYVAAPGQTVITLARILQHVGAVRAMEFDINPEWHTFITYSHLHGLDPTEVGPNPMQSDHRYLVPDDRDFFAVYQRSPGPVTVPFT
- a CDS encoding phosphoenolpyruvate carboxykinase (GTP); this translates as MTTETTTATPATATPGAEIPSDGSTTHARLASWVAEVAALTTPDRIHWVTGSDEEWKALTDELVEVGTFTRLNEDLKPNSFHCASDPSDVARVEDRTYICSVEEKDAGPTNNWMAPDEMKAIMTDLYRGSMKGRTLYVIPFVMGHLNADKPMFGVEITDSAYVVASMRVMARIGTKVLKRIEELDADFVPALHSVGAPLEPGQKDVAWPCSDTKYIVQFPEERMIWSYGSGYGGNALLGKKCYSLRIASVMARDEGWLAEHMLILKLTSPEGTVKYIAAAFPSACGKTNLAMLEPTIPGWKVETLGDDIAWMKFGKDGRLYAVNPEFGLFGVAPGTGWDTNPNAMRTIAKGNSVFTNVALTDDGDIWWEGMTEEKPAHLIDWKGRDWTPESTEPSSHPNSRFCTPIEQCPILAPEYDDPQGVPISAILFGGRRKTTIPLVTEARDWVHGTFMGATLSSETTAAATGAVGVVRRDPMAMLPFIGYNAGDYFNHWIKVGKDADAAKLPKIFYVNWFRRDADGGFVWPGFGENSRVLKWVVERLEGTAAAVETPIGHVPTPESLDTDGLDMTEEQLRIALNVDADEWAAEIPQIQEWFDKFGPTLPTTLWTELDGLKARLGVK